In the Daphnia pulicaria isolate SC F1-1A chromosome 2, SC_F0-13Bv2, whole genome shotgun sequence genome, one interval contains:
- the LOC124327883 gene encoding coiled-coil domain-containing protein AGAP005037-like isoform X1 yields MTTMPMLSHSNSLMDDDPGMMSEAETSATGFRRGSKQRATLPVVRTPSKTLERPLGLVFLQFRHETKRALLPNEITTLDTVRALFVRSFARQLSMEYFDSNNVHIYIHDPNQDMFYELEDLRDIRDRSILRLFETDELKQPFNFQSALPISLSQLSFLDDGEALLDANDLDQPLDRCNPRLMISSPLSSGTWDEMSYFSEPEFDSDYRPQHVHKAKTRTAKPMMGLANGRQSIPVPAASVNHGSTVSLIQPPPNMPPRNLQGRSALHRSYSIAAEQTPSPLRIDRNAMSPVKVARDYATSVPSSDQSARWSEQQQHGAEVIHGFFPCSQQALPPQVPPRPPERSFHNYSNLSNLKPSYGASSSSLAIASNAVIGPALSRSPVFGNGFNDLRNSQSSVFQSGIADPALVDEQTRKRMEQVERKLASLTGLVQTALTSAVGVHVQLSDNDLDSDTNSSGLPLRIPPVEPDARSPHLLAVKTPRLGLGKCKDKCVSFEKSVSFCDDPVELHEGKHSPQPTESKPTKPAIKSSTLPRASSQVSVYKGDSDWIGSVETYTQLRLLQKNARELRSEMRSLRRLSQAQLSAVNEAVKDTIQIMKKTFLENSDVITNALCDNDSSNVETTLRNVHRQEDNYQKEMKQLEKDLSELETSVENLRSHVINKKTRVSMADVEQLATLLSRSSKSVDQLKTQFPVLEESIKGALTLQLDKQAEDNQFLTETPNKLENTIGRCKKLTSTLVTLRRLASVQEQRQPQTSEKSPTSKSYTTSVTVDTPSNVIRNPPQQGISWNEFAQQSDCNDAFTASLELYPTYRADVSEPGIVDATSRNDSRSFHQCGDQSQRTEPRSPNALDTLLDELKHYSETTNPDMGSPQIVTAKTGSGQRTQALQPTLAMQPILKPPVPTSTSYAESSVDGVVSSTCIGNPTSGRRRAPPPPPPRTSSRSPLASPLRTNHKFNPRPLPSLPATVENNHFTMPLVTTVTSVSPQSQTRSTSILSADSKVVKTNKGRQPVPTQTKEKLVESHDVLLRYKCASSANSSLSRRTSEADIDNMITTCGDSGVPLTLPGSPKRDTLESRHQELLKTQKHLQEQYDRLQRFHGTQIMPVPSVNEKLQFIVPPSPQFTVQVVSEAYATPEGQLHLQTDTDRCDSETSENKHLQNTENQAMINVVAIDNRTPQNVNQSKDHSIETKDQQSITSSIDADGGKGRDYTFISILLDNAHETDIL; encoded by the exons ATGACGACGATGCCAATGCTGTCGCACAGCAATTCACTAATGGACGACGATCCGGGGATGATGTCGGAAGCCGAAACCTCGGCGACGGGATTTCGGCGCGGCTCAAAGCAACGGGCCACACTGCCGGTGGTCCGCACGCCCTCCAAGACTCTCGAGCGCCCATTAG GATTGGTTTTCTTACAATTCCGGCACGAGACGAAACGGGCCCTGCTGCCCAACGAAATCACGACGCTGGACACGGTCCGGGCTCTGTTCGTCCGCTCGTTCGCCCGCCAGCTGAGCATGGAGTATTTTGATTCCAACAACGTTCACATCTACATTCACGATCCTAATCAGGATATGTTTTACGAGCTAGAAGATCTCAG GGATATACGGGACAGGTCGATCCTGCGTCTCTTCGAGACGGACGAGCTGAAGCAGCCGTTCAACTTCCAGTCGGCCTTGCCCATTTCGCTGTCGCAGTTGTCCTTTCTCGACGACGGCGAGGCGCTGCTGGACGCCAACGACTTGGATCAGCCGCTGGATCGATGCAACCCGCGACTGATGATCAGCTCGCCGCTCTCATCGGGCACCTGGGACGAGATGTCTTACTTCAGCGAACCCGAATTCGACTCCGACTATCGACCCCAACACGTTCACAAAGCCAAG ACTAGGACGGCCAAACCCATGATGGGACTGGCCAACGGCCGCCAATCCATTCCGGTACCAGCAGCGTCTGTGAATCACGGCTCAACGGTGTCCCTCATCCAGCCGCCGCCCAACATGCCACCGAGAAATCTTCAG GGAAGATCTGCCTTACACCGGTCCTATTCCATTGCGGCGGAGCAGACGCCGTCGCCGCTCAGGATCGATCGCAACGCCATGTCACCTG TCAAAGTTGCCCGGGATTACGCAACTAGTGTTCCCAGCAGCGATCAATCGGCAAGATGgagcgagcagcagcagcacggagCCGAGGTAATCCACGGCTTTTTCCCGTGCTCGCAACAGGCGTTACCGCCTCAAGTGCCGCCGAGACCGCCTGAGCGCTCGTTTCACAATTACAGCAACTTATCGAACCTCAAACCCAGTTACGGAGCCTCATCCTCTTCACTGGCCATTGCAAG CAACGCAGTTATTGGTCCCGCGCTGAGCCGGTCACCCGTGTTTGGCAACGGATTCAACGACCTTCGAAATTCGCAATCGTCAGTCTTCCAAAGCGGAATAGCTGATCCAGCTTTAGTCGACGAACAGACCAG GAAACGAATGGAGCAAGTTGAACGGAAATTAGCTAGCCTTACCGGTTTAGTGCAAACGGCATTAACCAGTGCCGTCGGAGTCCACGTTCAGCTGTCTGACAATGATTTAGATAGTGACACCAATAGCTCCGGACTTCCCTTGCGTATTCCGCCAGTCGAGCCAG ACGCAAGATCCCCCCACCTTCTCGCCGTCAAGACCCCCAGACTGGGACTTGGAAAGTGTAAAG atAAGTGCGTGTCGTTTGAGAAGTCTGTGTCTTTCTGCGACGACCCCGTCGAGTTGCATGAAGGGAAGCATTCGCCACAGCCTACAG AAAGCAAGCCAACTAAACCTGCCATCAAGTCGTCCACTTTGCCCCGGGCTTCTTCTCAAG TTTCGGTTTACAAAGGAGATTCAG ATTGGATCGGGAGCGTGGAAACGTACACTCAGTTGCGCCTGCTGCAGaaaaacgccagagaactGCGGTCGGAAATGCGAAGCCTGCGCCGCTTGAGTCAGGCCCAACTCTCGGCCGTCAACGAAGCCGTCAAGGACACGATTCAGATCATGAAGAAAACCTTCTTGGAAAACAGTGACGTTATCACGAACGCGCTGTGCGATAACGATTCGTCCAACGTGGAGACAACGCTGAGGAATGTGCACCGACAGGAAGACAACtaccaaaaagaaatgaagcaaCTGGAGAAAGATCTTAG CGAATTGGAAACTTCGGTTGAGAACTTACGAAGTCACGTAATCAACAAGAAGACCCGAGTGAGCATGGCCGATGTGGAACAACTCGCCACTTTGCTCAGCCGATCCAG tAAATCCGTCGACCAATTGAAGACTCAATTTCCAGTCCTGGAAGAGTCCATCAAAGGTGCGCTTACTTTACAATTGGACAAACAAGCCGAAGACAATCA GTTTCTGACTGAGACGCCGAATAAGTTGGAGAATACCATTGGACGTTGCAAAAAGTTGACGAGTACTTTAGTCACTTTGAGAAG GTTGGCTTCGGTCCAAGAGCAACGACAACCACAAACTTCAGAAAAATCTCCCACATCTAAAAG CTACACCACGTCTGTGACAGTCGATACGCCTTCCAACGTAATCCGCAATCCCCCCCAACAG GGAATCTCGTGGAACGAATTCGCTCAGCAATCCGATTGCAACGATGCCTTTACTGCTTCACTCGAGTTATATCCAACCTATCGTGCCGACGTCTCTGAGCCTGGGATCGTCGACGCAACAAGTCGGAATGACTCCCGGTCCTTTCACCAGTGTGGTGATCAATCGCAACGAACAGAACCTCGATCTCCCAACGCACTCGACACTTTACTAGACGAACTGAAGCATTATTCGGAGACCACCAACCCT GACATGGGATCTCCACAAATTGTCACTGCCAAGACTGGATCTGGGCAAAGAACACAAGCACTTCAGCCAACACTTGCCATGCAACCCATTTTAAAACCCCCTGTACCTACGTCAACTTCCTATGCTGAATCTTCCGTTGACGGCGTCGTCTCCAGCACTTGCATTGGTAATCCGACGAGCGGTCGTCGAAGggctcctcctccacctccaCCGCGAACATCTTCTCGATCACCTCTCGCCTCACCTCTTCGTACCAACCATAAGTTCAATCCTCGGCCGTTACCAAGTTTGCCTGCCACAGTGGAAAATAATCACTTTACAATGCCATTGGTCACGACGGTGACGTCGGTGTCGCCCCAGTCTCAAACGCGGAGCACTTCCATTCTATCAGCAGATTCAAAAGTCGTGAAGACTAATAAAGGTCGACAACCCGTTCCAACtcaaaccaaagaaaaattggtTGAGTCACACGACGTTCTTTTGCGCTATAAATGTGCGTCTTCAGCCAATTCTTCTCTTTCTAGACGAACCAGTGAAGCTGATATCGATAACA TGATAACTACTTGTGGTGATAGCGGTGTACCTTTAACGCTACCAGGCTCTCCGAAACGTGATACTCTGGAGTCGCGACATCAAGAACTTCTGAAAACCCAAAAACACCTTCAAGAACAATATGATCGATTACAGAGATTCCATGGCACCCAGATTATGCCTGTCCCATCTGTTAACGAAAAATTGCAATTTATAGTACCACCTTCACCACAATTTACTGTTCAAGTAGTTAGTGAAGCATATGCTACACCCGAGGGACAATTACATTTGCAGACGGATACGGATAGGTGTGATTCagaaacaagtgaaaacaaacatTTGCAAAATACTGAGAATCAAGCAATGATAAACGTTGTTGCAATCGATAATAGAACCCCACAAAATGTAAACCAGTCTAAAGATCATTCAATTGAAACCAAAGATCAACAGTCGATCACTTCTTCTATCGACGCTGATGGTGGCAAAGGGAGAGATTAtactttcatttcaattttattggatAATGCTCACGAGACTGACATTTTGTGA
- the LOC124327883 gene encoding coiled-coil domain-containing protein CG32809-like isoform X2 — MTTMPMLSHSNSLMDDDPGMMSEAETSATGFRRGSKQRATLPVVRTPSKTLERPLGLVFLQFRHETKRALLPNEITTLDTVRALFVRSFARQLSMEYFDSNNVHIYIHDPNQDMFYELEDLRDIRDRSILRLFETDELKQPFNFQSALPISLSQLSFLDDGEALLDANDLDQPLDRCNPRLMISSPLSSGTWDEMSYFSEPEFDSDYRPQHVHKAKTRTAKPMMGLANGRQSIPVPAASVNHGSTVSLIQPPPNMPPRNLQGRSALHRSYSIAAEQTPSPLRIDRNAMSPVKVARDYATSVPSSDQSARWSEQQQHGAEVIHGFFPCSQQALPPQVPPRPPERSFHNYSNLSNLKPSYGASSSSLAIASNAVIGPALSRSPVFGNGFNDLRNSQSSVFQSGIADPALVDEQTRKRMEQVERKLASLTGLVQTALTSAVGVHVQLSDNDLDSDTNSSGLPLRIPPVEPDARSPHLLAVKTPRLGLGKCKESKPTKPAIKSSTLPRASSQVSVYKGDSDWIGSVETYTQLRLLQKNARELRSEMRSLRRLSQAQLSAVNEAVKDTIQIMKKTFLENSDVITNALCDNDSSNVETTLRNVHRQEDNYQKEMKQLEKDLSELETSVENLRSHVINKKTRVSMADVEQLATLLSRSSKSVDQLKTQFPVLEESIKGALTLQLDKQAEDNQFLTETPNKLENTIGRCKKLTSTLVTLRRLASVQEQRQPQTSEKSPTSKSYTTSVTVDTPSNVIRNPPQQGISWNEFAQQSDCNDAFTASLELYPTYRADVSEPGIVDATSRNDSRSFHQCGDQSQRTEPRSPNALDTLLDELKHYSETTNPDMGSPQIVTAKTGSGQRTQALQPTLAMQPILKPPVPTSTSYAESSVDGVVSSTCIGNPTSGRRRAPPPPPPRTSSRSPLASPLRTNHKFNPRPLPSLPATVENNHFTMPLVTTVTSVSPQSQTRSTSILSADSKVVKTNKGRQPVPTQTKEKLVESHDVLLRYKCASSANSSLSRRTSEADIDNMITTCGDSGVPLTLPGSPKRDTLESRHQELLKTQKHLQEQYDRLQRFHGTQIMPVPSVNEKLQFIVPPSPQFTVQVVSEAYATPEGQLHLQTDTDRCDSETSENKHLQNTENQAMINVVAIDNRTPQNVNQSKDHSIETKDQQSITSSIDADGGKGRDYTFISILLDNAHETDIL; from the exons ATGACGACGATGCCAATGCTGTCGCACAGCAATTCACTAATGGACGACGATCCGGGGATGATGTCGGAAGCCGAAACCTCGGCGACGGGATTTCGGCGCGGCTCAAAGCAACGGGCCACACTGCCGGTGGTCCGCACGCCCTCCAAGACTCTCGAGCGCCCATTAG GATTGGTTTTCTTACAATTCCGGCACGAGACGAAACGGGCCCTGCTGCCCAACGAAATCACGACGCTGGACACGGTCCGGGCTCTGTTCGTCCGCTCGTTCGCCCGCCAGCTGAGCATGGAGTATTTTGATTCCAACAACGTTCACATCTACATTCACGATCCTAATCAGGATATGTTTTACGAGCTAGAAGATCTCAG GGATATACGGGACAGGTCGATCCTGCGTCTCTTCGAGACGGACGAGCTGAAGCAGCCGTTCAACTTCCAGTCGGCCTTGCCCATTTCGCTGTCGCAGTTGTCCTTTCTCGACGACGGCGAGGCGCTGCTGGACGCCAACGACTTGGATCAGCCGCTGGATCGATGCAACCCGCGACTGATGATCAGCTCGCCGCTCTCATCGGGCACCTGGGACGAGATGTCTTACTTCAGCGAACCCGAATTCGACTCCGACTATCGACCCCAACACGTTCACAAAGCCAAG ACTAGGACGGCCAAACCCATGATGGGACTGGCCAACGGCCGCCAATCCATTCCGGTACCAGCAGCGTCTGTGAATCACGGCTCAACGGTGTCCCTCATCCAGCCGCCGCCCAACATGCCACCGAGAAATCTTCAG GGAAGATCTGCCTTACACCGGTCCTATTCCATTGCGGCGGAGCAGACGCCGTCGCCGCTCAGGATCGATCGCAACGCCATGTCACCTG TCAAAGTTGCCCGGGATTACGCAACTAGTGTTCCCAGCAGCGATCAATCGGCAAGATGgagcgagcagcagcagcacggagCCGAGGTAATCCACGGCTTTTTCCCGTGCTCGCAACAGGCGTTACCGCCTCAAGTGCCGCCGAGACCGCCTGAGCGCTCGTTTCACAATTACAGCAACTTATCGAACCTCAAACCCAGTTACGGAGCCTCATCCTCTTCACTGGCCATTGCAAG CAACGCAGTTATTGGTCCCGCGCTGAGCCGGTCACCCGTGTTTGGCAACGGATTCAACGACCTTCGAAATTCGCAATCGTCAGTCTTCCAAAGCGGAATAGCTGATCCAGCTTTAGTCGACGAACAGACCAG GAAACGAATGGAGCAAGTTGAACGGAAATTAGCTAGCCTTACCGGTTTAGTGCAAACGGCATTAACCAGTGCCGTCGGAGTCCACGTTCAGCTGTCTGACAATGATTTAGATAGTGACACCAATAGCTCCGGACTTCCCTTGCGTATTCCGCCAGTCGAGCCAG ACGCAAGATCCCCCCACCTTCTCGCCGTCAAGACCCCCAGACTGGGACTTGGAAAGTGTAAAG AAAGCAAGCCAACTAAACCTGCCATCAAGTCGTCCACTTTGCCCCGGGCTTCTTCTCAAG TTTCGGTTTACAAAGGAGATTCAG ATTGGATCGGGAGCGTGGAAACGTACACTCAGTTGCGCCTGCTGCAGaaaaacgccagagaactGCGGTCGGAAATGCGAAGCCTGCGCCGCTTGAGTCAGGCCCAACTCTCGGCCGTCAACGAAGCCGTCAAGGACACGATTCAGATCATGAAGAAAACCTTCTTGGAAAACAGTGACGTTATCACGAACGCGCTGTGCGATAACGATTCGTCCAACGTGGAGACAACGCTGAGGAATGTGCACCGACAGGAAGACAACtaccaaaaagaaatgaagcaaCTGGAGAAAGATCTTAG CGAATTGGAAACTTCGGTTGAGAACTTACGAAGTCACGTAATCAACAAGAAGACCCGAGTGAGCATGGCCGATGTGGAACAACTCGCCACTTTGCTCAGCCGATCCAG tAAATCCGTCGACCAATTGAAGACTCAATTTCCAGTCCTGGAAGAGTCCATCAAAGGTGCGCTTACTTTACAATTGGACAAACAAGCCGAAGACAATCA GTTTCTGACTGAGACGCCGAATAAGTTGGAGAATACCATTGGACGTTGCAAAAAGTTGACGAGTACTTTAGTCACTTTGAGAAG GTTGGCTTCGGTCCAAGAGCAACGACAACCACAAACTTCAGAAAAATCTCCCACATCTAAAAG CTACACCACGTCTGTGACAGTCGATACGCCTTCCAACGTAATCCGCAATCCCCCCCAACAG GGAATCTCGTGGAACGAATTCGCTCAGCAATCCGATTGCAACGATGCCTTTACTGCTTCACTCGAGTTATATCCAACCTATCGTGCCGACGTCTCTGAGCCTGGGATCGTCGACGCAACAAGTCGGAATGACTCCCGGTCCTTTCACCAGTGTGGTGATCAATCGCAACGAACAGAACCTCGATCTCCCAACGCACTCGACACTTTACTAGACGAACTGAAGCATTATTCGGAGACCACCAACCCT GACATGGGATCTCCACAAATTGTCACTGCCAAGACTGGATCTGGGCAAAGAACACAAGCACTTCAGCCAACACTTGCCATGCAACCCATTTTAAAACCCCCTGTACCTACGTCAACTTCCTATGCTGAATCTTCCGTTGACGGCGTCGTCTCCAGCACTTGCATTGGTAATCCGACGAGCGGTCGTCGAAGggctcctcctccacctccaCCGCGAACATCTTCTCGATCACCTCTCGCCTCACCTCTTCGTACCAACCATAAGTTCAATCCTCGGCCGTTACCAAGTTTGCCTGCCACAGTGGAAAATAATCACTTTACAATGCCATTGGTCACGACGGTGACGTCGGTGTCGCCCCAGTCTCAAACGCGGAGCACTTCCATTCTATCAGCAGATTCAAAAGTCGTGAAGACTAATAAAGGTCGACAACCCGTTCCAACtcaaaccaaagaaaaattggtTGAGTCACACGACGTTCTTTTGCGCTATAAATGTGCGTCTTCAGCCAATTCTTCTCTTTCTAGACGAACCAGTGAAGCTGATATCGATAACA TGATAACTACTTGTGGTGATAGCGGTGTACCTTTAACGCTACCAGGCTCTCCGAAACGTGATACTCTGGAGTCGCGACATCAAGAACTTCTGAAAACCCAAAAACACCTTCAAGAACAATATGATCGATTACAGAGATTCCATGGCACCCAGATTATGCCTGTCCCATCTGTTAACGAAAAATTGCAATTTATAGTACCACCTTCACCACAATTTACTGTTCAAGTAGTTAGTGAAGCATATGCTACACCCGAGGGACAATTACATTTGCAGACGGATACGGATAGGTGTGATTCagaaacaagtgaaaacaaacatTTGCAAAATACTGAGAATCAAGCAATGATAAACGTTGTTGCAATCGATAATAGAACCCCACAAAATGTAAACCAGTCTAAAGATCATTCAATTGAAACCAAAGATCAACAGTCGATCACTTCTTCTATCGACGCTGATGGTGGCAAAGGGAGAGATTAtactttcatttcaattttattggatAATGCTCACGAGACTGACATTTTGTGA
- the LOC124327883 gene encoding coiled-coil domain-containing protein CG32809-like isoform X4, with translation MTTMPMLSHSNSLMDDDPGMMSEAETSATGFRRGSKQRATLPVVRTPSKTLERPLGLVFLQFRHETKRALLPNEITTLDTVRALFVRSFARQLSMEYFDSNNVHIYIHDPNQDMFYELEDLRDIRDRSILRLFETDELKQPFNFQSALPISLSQLSFLDDGEALLDANDLDQPLDRCNPRLMISSPLSSGTWDEMSYFSEPEFDSDYRPQHVHKAKTRTAKPMMGLANGRQSIPVPAASVNHGSTVSLIQPPPNMPPRNLQGRSALHRSYSIAAEQTPSPLRIDRNAMSPVKVARDYATSVPSSDQSARWSEQQQHGAEVIHGFFPCSQQALPPQVPPRPPERSFHNYSNLSNLKPSYGASSSSLAIASNAVIGPALSRSPVFGNGFNDLRNSQSSVFQSGIADPALVDEQTRKRMEQVERKLASLTGLVQTALTSAVGVHVQLSDNDLDSDTNSSGLPLRIPPVEPVSVYKGDSDWIGSVETYTQLRLLQKNARELRSEMRSLRRLSQAQLSAVNEAVKDTIQIMKKTFLENSDVITNALCDNDSSNVETTLRNVHRQEDNYQKEMKQLEKDLSELETSVENLRSHVINKKTRVSMADVEQLATLLSRSSKSVDQLKTQFPVLEESIKGALTLQLDKQAEDNQFLTETPNKLENTIGRCKKLTSTLVTLRRLASVQEQRQPQTSEKSPTSKSYTTSVTVDTPSNVIRNPPQQGISWNEFAQQSDCNDAFTASLELYPTYRADVSEPGIVDATSRNDSRSFHQCGDQSQRTEPRSPNALDTLLDELKHYSETTNPDMGSPQIVTAKTGSGQRTQALQPTLAMQPILKPPVPTSTSYAESSVDGVVSSTCIGNPTSGRRRAPPPPPPRTSSRSPLASPLRTNHKFNPRPLPSLPATVENNHFTMPLVTTVTSVSPQSQTRSTSILSADSKVVKTNKGRQPVPTQTKEKLVESHDVLLRYKCASSANSSLSRRTSEADIDNMITTCGDSGVPLTLPGSPKRDTLESRHQELLKTQKHLQEQYDRLQRFHGTQIMPVPSVNEKLQFIVPPSPQFTVQVVSEAYATPEGQLHLQTDTDRCDSETSENKHLQNTENQAMINVVAIDNRTPQNVNQSKDHSIETKDQQSITSSIDADGGKGRDYTFISILLDNAHETDIL, from the exons ATGACGACGATGCCAATGCTGTCGCACAGCAATTCACTAATGGACGACGATCCGGGGATGATGTCGGAAGCCGAAACCTCGGCGACGGGATTTCGGCGCGGCTCAAAGCAACGGGCCACACTGCCGGTGGTCCGCACGCCCTCCAAGACTCTCGAGCGCCCATTAG GATTGGTTTTCTTACAATTCCGGCACGAGACGAAACGGGCCCTGCTGCCCAACGAAATCACGACGCTGGACACGGTCCGGGCTCTGTTCGTCCGCTCGTTCGCCCGCCAGCTGAGCATGGAGTATTTTGATTCCAACAACGTTCACATCTACATTCACGATCCTAATCAGGATATGTTTTACGAGCTAGAAGATCTCAG GGATATACGGGACAGGTCGATCCTGCGTCTCTTCGAGACGGACGAGCTGAAGCAGCCGTTCAACTTCCAGTCGGCCTTGCCCATTTCGCTGTCGCAGTTGTCCTTTCTCGACGACGGCGAGGCGCTGCTGGACGCCAACGACTTGGATCAGCCGCTGGATCGATGCAACCCGCGACTGATGATCAGCTCGCCGCTCTCATCGGGCACCTGGGACGAGATGTCTTACTTCAGCGAACCCGAATTCGACTCCGACTATCGACCCCAACACGTTCACAAAGCCAAG ACTAGGACGGCCAAACCCATGATGGGACTGGCCAACGGCCGCCAATCCATTCCGGTACCAGCAGCGTCTGTGAATCACGGCTCAACGGTGTCCCTCATCCAGCCGCCGCCCAACATGCCACCGAGAAATCTTCAG GGAAGATCTGCCTTACACCGGTCCTATTCCATTGCGGCGGAGCAGACGCCGTCGCCGCTCAGGATCGATCGCAACGCCATGTCACCTG TCAAAGTTGCCCGGGATTACGCAACTAGTGTTCCCAGCAGCGATCAATCGGCAAGATGgagcgagcagcagcagcacggagCCGAGGTAATCCACGGCTTTTTCCCGTGCTCGCAACAGGCGTTACCGCCTCAAGTGCCGCCGAGACCGCCTGAGCGCTCGTTTCACAATTACAGCAACTTATCGAACCTCAAACCCAGTTACGGAGCCTCATCCTCTTCACTGGCCATTGCAAG CAACGCAGTTATTGGTCCCGCGCTGAGCCGGTCACCCGTGTTTGGCAACGGATTCAACGACCTTCGAAATTCGCAATCGTCAGTCTTCCAAAGCGGAATAGCTGATCCAGCTTTAGTCGACGAACAGACCAG GAAACGAATGGAGCAAGTTGAACGGAAATTAGCTAGCCTTACCGGTTTAGTGCAAACGGCATTAACCAGTGCCGTCGGAGTCCACGTTCAGCTGTCTGACAATGATTTAGATAGTGACACCAATAGCTCCGGACTTCCCTTGCGTATTCCGCCAGTCGAGCCAG TTTCGGTTTACAAAGGAGATTCAG ATTGGATCGGGAGCGTGGAAACGTACACTCAGTTGCGCCTGCTGCAGaaaaacgccagagaactGCGGTCGGAAATGCGAAGCCTGCGCCGCTTGAGTCAGGCCCAACTCTCGGCCGTCAACGAAGCCGTCAAGGACACGATTCAGATCATGAAGAAAACCTTCTTGGAAAACAGTGACGTTATCACGAACGCGCTGTGCGATAACGATTCGTCCAACGTGGAGACAACGCTGAGGAATGTGCACCGACAGGAAGACAACtaccaaaaagaaatgaagcaaCTGGAGAAAGATCTTAG CGAATTGGAAACTTCGGTTGAGAACTTACGAAGTCACGTAATCAACAAGAAGACCCGAGTGAGCATGGCCGATGTGGAACAACTCGCCACTTTGCTCAGCCGATCCAG tAAATCCGTCGACCAATTGAAGACTCAATTTCCAGTCCTGGAAGAGTCCATCAAAGGTGCGCTTACTTTACAATTGGACAAACAAGCCGAAGACAATCA GTTTCTGACTGAGACGCCGAATAAGTTGGAGAATACCATTGGACGTTGCAAAAAGTTGACGAGTACTTTAGTCACTTTGAGAAG GTTGGCTTCGGTCCAAGAGCAACGACAACCACAAACTTCAGAAAAATCTCCCACATCTAAAAG CTACACCACGTCTGTGACAGTCGATACGCCTTCCAACGTAATCCGCAATCCCCCCCAACAG GGAATCTCGTGGAACGAATTCGCTCAGCAATCCGATTGCAACGATGCCTTTACTGCTTCACTCGAGTTATATCCAACCTATCGTGCCGACGTCTCTGAGCCTGGGATCGTCGACGCAACAAGTCGGAATGACTCCCGGTCCTTTCACCAGTGTGGTGATCAATCGCAACGAACAGAACCTCGATCTCCCAACGCACTCGACACTTTACTAGACGAACTGAAGCATTATTCGGAGACCACCAACCCT GACATGGGATCTCCACAAATTGTCACTGCCAAGACTGGATCTGGGCAAAGAACACAAGCACTTCAGCCAACACTTGCCATGCAACCCATTTTAAAACCCCCTGTACCTACGTCAACTTCCTATGCTGAATCTTCCGTTGACGGCGTCGTCTCCAGCACTTGCATTGGTAATCCGACGAGCGGTCGTCGAAGggctcctcctccacctccaCCGCGAACATCTTCTCGATCACCTCTCGCCTCACCTCTTCGTACCAACCATAAGTTCAATCCTCGGCCGTTACCAAGTTTGCCTGCCACAGTGGAAAATAATCACTTTACAATGCCATTGGTCACGACGGTGACGTCGGTGTCGCCCCAGTCTCAAACGCGGAGCACTTCCATTCTATCAGCAGATTCAAAAGTCGTGAAGACTAATAAAGGTCGACAACCCGTTCCAACtcaaaccaaagaaaaattggtTGAGTCACACGACGTTCTTTTGCGCTATAAATGTGCGTCTTCAGCCAATTCTTCTCTTTCTAGACGAACCAGTGAAGCTGATATCGATAACA TGATAACTACTTGTGGTGATAGCGGTGTACCTTTAACGCTACCAGGCTCTCCGAAACGTGATACTCTGGAGTCGCGACATCAAGAACTTCTGAAAACCCAAAAACACCTTCAAGAACAATATGATCGATTACAGAGATTCCATGGCACCCAGATTATGCCTGTCCCATCTGTTAACGAAAAATTGCAATTTATAGTACCACCTTCACCACAATTTACTGTTCAAGTAGTTAGTGAAGCATATGCTACACCCGAGGGACAATTACATTTGCAGACGGATACGGATAGGTGTGATTCagaaacaagtgaaaacaaacatTTGCAAAATACTGAGAATCAAGCAATGATAAACGTTGTTGCAATCGATAATAGAACCCCACAAAATGTAAACCAGTCTAAAGATCATTCAATTGAAACCAAAGATCAACAGTCGATCACTTCTTCTATCGACGCTGATGGTGGCAAAGGGAGAGATTAtactttcatttcaattttattggatAATGCTCACGAGACTGACATTTTGTGA